From one Gracilibacillus salinarum genomic stretch:
- the rplV gene encoding 50S ribosomal protein L22, translating to MQAKAVAKSIRIAPRKVRLVIDLIRGKEVGEAIAILKHTQRGASPVVEKLLNSAIANAEHNYEMNTDNLVVSEAFVNEGVTLKRFRPRAQGRATQINKRTSHITVVLSEKKEG from the coding sequence ATGCAAGCAAAAGCTGTTGCAAAATCAATCCGAATTGCTCCTCGTAAAGTTCGCCTAGTGATCGATTTAATCCGTGGCAAAGAAGTAGGAGAAGCAATTGCGATTTTAAAACACACACAACGTGGTGCTTCACCAGTTGTTGAGAAGTTACTAAACTCTGCTATCGCAAATGCAGAACATAATTATGAAATGAACACAGACAATTTAGTAGTGTCAGAAGCGTTTGTAAACGAAGGTGTTACTTTGAAACGTTTCCGCCCACGTGCACAAGGTCGTGCAACACAAATCAATAAACGAACTAGCCACATTACAGTGGTTCTATCTGAGAAAAAGGAGGGATAA
- the rplP gene encoding 50S ribosomal protein L16 → MLMPKRVKHRKQHRGNMKGKAKGGTSVAFGEYGLQAVDASWITSRQIEAARIAMTRYMKRGGKVWIKIFPDKPYTAKPLEVRMGSGKGAPEGWVAVVKPGKIMFEIAGVSEEVAREALRLAAHKLPIKTKFVKREEIGGEINEG, encoded by the coding sequence ATGTTAATGCCAAAACGTGTAAAACATCGTAAGCAACATCGTGGAAATATGAAAGGTAAAGCAAAGGGCGGTACTTCAGTAGCATTTGGTGAATACGGCTTACAGGCTGTTGATGCTTCTTGGATTACTAGTCGTCAAATCGAAGCAGCTCGTATAGCGATGACTCGTTATATGAAGCGTGGTGGTAAAGTTTGGATTAAAATCTTCCCTGATAAACCTTATACTGCAAAGCCTCTTGAGGTACGTATGGGTTCTGGTAAAGGTGCTCCTGAAGGATGGGTAGCAGTTGTTAAACCTGGTAAGATTATGTTTGAGATTGCAGGTGTATCGGAAGAAGTAGCACGTGAAGCACTTCGTCTTGCAGCTCACAAATTACCAATTAAAACGAAATTCGTAAAACGAGAAGAAATTGGTGGTGAAATCAATGAAGGCTAA
- the rplW gene encoding 50S ribosomal protein L23 has product MKDPRDIIKRPIITEHSADLMADKKYTFEVTKNANKTQIKDAVEEIFGVSVVSVNTLNRKGKFKRMGRYGGFRSDSKRAIVQLTEDSKELDFFETL; this is encoded by the coding sequence ATGAAGGATCCTCGTGATATTATTAAGCGCCCTATCATTACAGAACACTCTGCTGATTTAATGGCAGATAAAAAATATACGTTTGAAGTAACGAAAAACGCAAACAAAACGCAAATCAAAGACGCTGTTGAAGAAATCTTTGGTGTGAGCGTAGTGAGTGTGAACACGTTAAACAGAAAAGGTAAATTTAAGCGTATGGGCCGTTATGGCGGATTTCGCTCTGACAGCAAAAGAGCAATTGTTCAGTTAACAGAAGACAGCAAAGAATTAGATTTCTTTGAAACGTTATAA
- the rpmC gene encoding 50S ribosomal protein L29 produces the protein MKANEIRELTTAEIEQKIKSLKEELFNLRFQLATGQLENTARLREVRKSIARMKTVVRERELSVNNG, from the coding sequence ATGAAGGCTAATGAAATTAGAGAACTAACCACTGCCGAAATTGAACAAAAGATCAAGTCATTAAAAGAAGAGCTTTTCAATTTGCGTTTCCAACTAGCTACTGGCCAATTGGAAAACACAGCACGTCTACGTGAAGTACGTAAGTCTATCGCACGTATGAAGACTGTTGTTCGCGAAAGAGAGCTAAGCGTAAATAACGGATAA
- the rpsH gene encoding 30S ribosomal protein S8: MVMTDPIADMLTRIRNANTVRHEKLEFPASNLKKEIADILKREGFIRDYEFVEDDKQGILRIFLKYGSNDERVISGLKRISKPGLRVYAKADELPKVLNGLGIAIVSTSKGVLSDKEARSQAIGGEVLAYIW, encoded by the coding sequence ATGGTTATGACAGATCCAATTGCAGATATGCTTACTCGTATTCGTAACGCTAACACAGTTCGCCATGAAAAATTGGAGTTCCCAGCGTCGAATCTTAAAAAAGAAATTGCAGATATTTTAAAACGTGAAGGATTCATCCGTGACTACGAATTTGTAGAGGATGACAAACAAGGAATCCTTCGTATCTTTTTGAAGTATGGAAGTAACGATGAACGTGTAATTTCAGGTTTGAAACGTATTAGTAAACCAGGTTTACGCGTTTACGCGAAAGCTGATGAGTTACCGAAAGTACTAAACGGTTTAGGTATTGCGATCGTTTCTACTTCAAAAGGTGTATTGTCTGATAAAGAAGCACGCTCACAGGCTATCGGTGGCGAAGTGCTAGCATATATTTGGTAA
- the rpsS gene encoding 30S ribosomal protein S19 produces MGRSLKKGPFADDHLMKKIGKLNDEEKKTVVKTWSRRSTIFPNFVGHTIAVYDGRKHVPVFVTEDMVGHKLGEFAPTRTYRGHAGDDKKTKR; encoded by the coding sequence ATGGGTCGTAGCTTAAAAAAAGGACCTTTCGCAGATGACCATTTAATGAAAAAGATCGGAAAATTAAACGATGAAGAGAAGAAGACAGTTGTAAAAACTTGGTCTCGTCGTTCTACAATTTTCCCGAATTTCGTCGGTCATACGATCGCGGTATATGATGGTCGTAAACACGTGCCAGTATTCGTAACGGAAGATATGGTTGGACACAAATTAGGTGAATTTGCTCCAACACGTACGTATAGAGGGCATGCTGGAGATGACAAGAAAACTAAACGTTAA
- the rplD gene encoding 50S ribosomal protein L4, with product MPKVALFNQSGSQVGDVEINDAVFGIEPNEHVLHDAVLMQRASLRQGTHAVKNRSDVRGGGRKPWRQKGTGRARQGSIRSPQWVGGGTVFGPTPRSYSYKLPKKVRRLALKSAFSSKVKEDSLVVLEGIAFDAPKTKEVVSMLSSLNVDAKALIVTADKDEVLAKSANNLQNVKVLSVSEVNVLDLLTHDKLILTKEAAEKAGEVLA from the coding sequence ATGCCTAAAGTAGCACTATTTAATCAAAGTGGATCACAAGTTGGTGATGTAGAAATCAACGACGCGGTATTCGGAATTGAGCCAAACGAACATGTACTACATGACGCTGTTTTAATGCAACGTGCATCTTTGCGTCAAGGTACTCACGCGGTGAAAAACCGTTCTGATGTACGTGGTGGTGGTCGTAAACCATGGCGTCAAAAAGGAACAGGCCGTGCACGTCAGGGGTCAATTCGTTCACCTCAATGGGTAGGCGGTGGAACTGTATTCGGACCTACTCCAAGAAGCTACAGCTACAAATTACCTAAGAAAGTACGTAGATTAGCGCTTAAATCTGCTTTTTCTAGCAAGGTAAAAGAAGATAGCTTAGTGGTTTTAGAAGGAATTGCTTTTGATGCTCCAAAAACAAAAGAAGTAGTTTCCATGCTTTCTTCTTTAAATGTTGATGCGAAAGCATTGATCGTTACAGCGGATAAAGACGAAGTATTAGCAAAATCAGCTAATAACCTTCAAAATGTAAAAGTATTATCAGTAAGCGAAGTAAATGTACTAGACTTGCTTACGCATGACAAGCTGATCTTAACAAAAGAAGCAGCTGAAAAAGCAGGGGAGGTGCTTGCATAA
- the rplN gene encoding 50S ribosomal protein L14 — protein sequence MIQQETRLKVADNSGAREVQTIKVLGGSGRKTANIGDVIVCSVKQATPGGVVKKGEVVKAVIVRSKSGARRKDGSYIRFDENAAVIIRDDQSPRGTRIFGPVARELRDAKFMKIVSLAPEVL from the coding sequence ATGATCCAACAAGAAACTCGTTTAAAAGTAGCAGATAACTCTGGTGCTCGTGAAGTACAGACGATCAAAGTTTTAGGTGGTTCAGGTCGTAAGACAGCCAACATTGGTGATGTAATTGTTTGTTCGGTAAAACAAGCAACACCAGGAGGCGTTGTTAAAAAAGGTGAAGTAGTTAAAGCTGTAATTGTACGTTCTAAGAGCGGAGCAAGACGTAAAGACGGTTCTTATATTAGATTTGATGAGAACGCAGCTGTCATCATTCGTGATGACCAGAGTCCAAGAGGTACTCGTATTTTTGGACCAGTTGCACGTGAATTGCGTGATGCGAAATTCATGAAAATCGTATCTCTAGCTCCAGAAGTATTATAA
- the rplE gene encoding 50S ribosomal protein L5 produces MNALKQKYNDEIVSSLVGKFNYNSVMEVPKIEKIVLNMGVGDAVQNSKALDAAVEELTQITGQKPVVTKAKKSIAGFRLREGMPIGAKVTLRGERMYDFLQKLIDVSLPRVRDFRGISKKAFDGRGNYTLGVKEQLIFPEINYDQVNKVRGMDVVIVTTANSDEEAAELLTQLGMPFQK; encoded by the coding sequence ATGAACGCTTTAAAGCAAAAATACAATGACGAAATTGTTTCTTCTTTAGTGGGGAAATTCAACTATAATTCGGTGATGGAAGTACCTAAAATCGAAAAAATCGTATTGAACATGGGTGTTGGTGATGCGGTTCAAAACTCTAAAGCACTTGATGCTGCGGTAGAGGAATTGACTCAAATCACTGGTCAAAAACCTGTTGTTACAAAAGCGAAAAAATCTATTGCAGGCTTCCGTTTACGTGAAGGAATGCCAATTGGTGCGAAAGTAACACTACGTGGAGAGCGTATGTATGACTTTCTACAAAAGCTTATTGATGTATCACTTCCACGTGTACGTGACTTCCGTGGTATTTCTAAAAAAGCTTTTGATGGCCGTGGTAATTACACATTAGGTGTAAAAGAACAATTAATTTTCCCGGAAATTAATTATGACCAAGTAAACAAAGTAAGAGGAATGGACGTTGTTATCGTCACTACAGCTAACTCTGACGAAGAAGCTGCAGAACTTCTAACTCAACTTGGCATGCCTTTCCAAAAATAA
- the rpsQ gene encoding 30S ribosomal protein S17, protein MSERNNRKVYTGRVVSDKMDKTITVVVETYKFHTLYGKRVKYSKKFKTHDENNQAKIGDVVRIMETKPHSKTKRFRLVEVVEEAVII, encoded by the coding sequence ATGAGTGAGCGTAATAATCGTAAAGTCTATACTGGACGTGTCGTCTCTGACAAGATGGATAAAACTATCACTGTTGTAGTTGAAACATATAAATTCCATACTTTATATGGCAAGCGCGTTAAATACTCTAAGAAATTCAAAACTCATGATGAAAACAACCAAGCTAAAATTGGCGATGTTGTACGTATCATGGAAACAAAACCACATTCTAAAACAAAACGTTTCCGTCTAGTTGAAGTTGTGGAAGAAGCAGTAATTATTTAA
- the rplC gene encoding 50S ribosomal protein L3, with the protein MTKGILGRKVGMTQLFSEEGELIPVTVIEAEPNVVLQKRTQENDGYEAIQIGFADQKANNVIKAGKGHAEKANTTPKRFVREIRDVNLDDYDLGQELNVEVFQAGDIIDVTGTSKGKGFQGAIKRHNQARGPMSHGSRYHRRPGTMGPIDPMHVFKGKKLPGQMGGKTITIQNLEVVKVDAERNLILIKGNVPGAKKSFVEITSAVKAN; encoded by the coding sequence ATGACGAAAGGAATCTTAGGTCGCAAAGTCGGCATGACACAGTTGTTTTCAGAAGAGGGCGAATTAATCCCTGTAACTGTTATTGAAGCTGAGCCAAACGTTGTATTGCAGAAACGTACGCAAGAAAACGATGGGTATGAAGCAATTCAGATCGGTTTTGCAGATCAAAAAGCAAACAATGTAATCAAAGCAGGAAAAGGGCATGCCGAAAAGGCAAATACTACTCCTAAGCGCTTCGTTCGTGAAATCCGTGACGTTAATCTTGATGACTATGATTTAGGTCAAGAATTAAACGTAGAGGTTTTCCAAGCAGGAGATATTATTGATGTAACAGGTACTTCTAAAGGGAAAGGATTCCAAGGTGCTATCAAGCGTCATAATCAGGCACGTGGACCAATGTCTCACGGTTCTCGTTACCACAGACGCCCAGGTACAATGGGTCCAATCGATCCAATGCACGTTTTCAAAGGTAAAAAATTACCTGGTCAAATGGGTGGCAAAACGATCACAATCCAAAACTTAGAAGTTGTGAAAGTAGATGCAGAACGCAACCTTATCTTAATCAAAGGTAACGTTCCAGGTGCAAAAAAATCATTCGTTGAAATTACGAGTGCAGTAAAGGCTAACTAA
- the rpsC gene encoding 30S ribosomal protein S3: MGQKVNPTGLRVGVIRDWESKWYAGKDYADLLHEDIKIREYIEERLKDGAVSKVEIERAANRVNISISTAKPGMVIGKGGSEVEALRKSLNQLTGKRVHINIVEVKKADLDAKLVAENIARQLENRVSFRRAQKQTIQRAMRAGAKGIRTQVSGRLGGADMARAESYSEGTVPLHTLRADIDYGTAEADTTYGKLGVKVWIYRGEVLPTKNNK, translated from the coding sequence GTGGGTCAAAAAGTAAATCCAACTGGTCTTCGTGTCGGAGTTATCCGTGATTGGGAATCTAAATGGTATGCAGGTAAAGATTATGCGGACCTTTTACATGAGGATATTAAAATTCGTGAATATATCGAAGAACGTCTAAAAGATGGTGCTGTATCCAAAGTAGAAATCGAAAGAGCGGCTAACCGTGTTAACATTTCAATCTCTACAGCTAAACCAGGTATGGTAATTGGTAAAGGTGGTTCTGAAGTAGAAGCCCTACGTAAGTCACTTAACCAACTAACTGGTAAAAGAGTACACATCAACATCGTAGAAGTGAAAAAAGCAGATCTAGATGCTAAATTAGTTGCTGAAAACATCGCTCGTCAATTAGAAAATCGTGTGTCTTTCCGTCGTGCACAGAAACAAACGATTCAACGTGCTATGCGCGCAGGTGCTAAAGGTATTCGTACGCAGGTATCTGGTCGTCTTGGCGGTGCAGATATGGCGAGAGCTGAGAGCTATAGTGAAGGAACTGTTCCACTTCATACTTTACGTGCAGATATCGATTACGGAACTGCAGAAGCAGACACCACTTACGGTAAATTAGGTGTTAAAGTATGGATCTATCGTGGAGAAGTCCTTCCAACTAAAAACAATAAATAA
- the rpsJ gene encoding 30S ribosomal protein S10, translated as MAKEKIRIRLKAYDHRILDQSADKIVDTAKRSGAGVSGPIPLPTEKSVYTVLRATHKYKDSREQFEMRTHKRLIDIVSPTPKTVDALMRLDLPSGVDIEIKL; from the coding sequence ATGGCAAAAGAAAAAATTAGAATTCGTTTAAAAGCGTATGATCACCGTATTTTAGATCAGTCTGCGGACAAAATCGTGGATACTGCTAAAAGATCTGGCGCAGGTGTTTCAGGTCCGATCCCGTTACCAACGGAAAAATCGGTTTACACAGTCTTGCGTGCAACTCACAAGTACAAAGATTCTCGTGAGCAATTCGAAATGCGCACACACAAACGTCTAATTGACATCGTAAGTCCTACACCAAAGACAGTTGATGCGTTAATGCGTCTTGACTTACCATCTGGTGTGGATATCGAAATTAAACTTTAA
- the rplF gene encoding 50S ribosomal protein L6: MSRIGLKLLEIPQDVEVKLDGDTVTVKGPKGELSRSFNSDMNVKIEDNILTVERPSDSKLHKALHGTTRSLIGNMVEGVHKGFEKALEIQGVGYRAQKQGEKLVVNAGYSHPVEIEPIEGIEIDVPANTKVVVKGIDKELVGAVAANIRSIRPPEPYKGKGIRYEGEYVRRKEGKTAK; the protein is encoded by the coding sequence ATGTCACGTATAGGTTTAAAACTATTGGAAATTCCACAAGACGTGGAAGTGAAATTAGATGGAGATACAGTTACAGTTAAAGGACCAAAAGGTGAATTAAGCCGTTCTTTTAACAGTGACATGAATGTTAAAATCGAGGATAATATCCTAACAGTTGAGCGTCCAAGCGACTCTAAACTGCATAAAGCATTACATGGTACAACTCGAAGCCTTATCGGTAATATGGTTGAAGGTGTCCATAAAGGATTCGAAAAAGCACTTGAAATCCAAGGTGTAGGGTACCGTGCACAAAAACAAGGTGAAAAACTTGTTGTTAATGCTGGTTATTCTCACCCAGTTGAAATCGAACCGATCGAAGGAATTGAAATTGACGTTCCAGCGAATACAAAAGTTGTTGTAAAAGGTATCGATAAAGAATTAGTTGGCGCTGTTGCAGCTAACATTCGCTCTATTCGTCCACCTGAGCCATATAAAGGTAAAGGTATCCGTTATGAAGGCGAATATGTACGTCGTAAAGAAGGTAAAACCGCTAAGTAA
- the rpsN gene encoding 30S ribosomal protein S14, with translation MAKKSMIAKQQRKAKFPVQEYTRCERCGRPHSVIRKFKLCRICFRELAYKGQIPGVKKASW, from the coding sequence GTGGCTAAAAAATCAATGATCGCTAAACAACAGCGCAAAGCGAAATTCCCGGTTCAAGAATATACTCGTTGTGAACGTTGCGGACGTCCACACTCAGTAATCCGTAAATTTAAACTTTGCCGTATTTGTTTCCGTGAACTTGCATATAAAGGTCAAATTCCTGGTGTTAAAAAAGCAAGCTGGTAA
- the rplB gene encoding 50S ribosomal protein L2, whose translation MAIKKYKPTTNGRRFMTVSDFAEITTDQPEKSLLSPLSKRGGRNNQGKLTVRHQGGGHKRKYRIIDFKRDKDGIPGKVATIEYDPNRSANIALIHYVDGEKRYILAPKGIQVGQEIVSGSDADIKLGNALPLSDIPVGTVIHNIELKPGRGAQLVRSAGAQAQILGREGKYVLVRLSSGEVRLVLSSCRATIGQVGNLEHELINVGKAGRSRWKGKRPTVRGSVMNPNDHPHGGGEGRAPIGRKSPMSPWGKPTLGYKTRQRNKQSDKFIVRKRKK comes from the coding sequence ATGGCGATTAAAAAGTACAAACCAACTACCAATGGTCGTAGATTTATGACGGTTTCTGATTTCGCTGAAATCACAACAGATCAACCGGAAAAATCTCTTCTTTCACCATTAAGTAAGCGTGGAGGTCGTAATAACCAAGGGAAATTAACCGTTCGTCATCAAGGCGGTGGACACAAGCGTAAATATCGTATCATCGATTTCAAACGCGACAAAGATGGAATACCAGGCAAAGTTGCTACAATCGAATACGATCCAAACCGTTCAGCAAACATCGCTCTTATCCATTATGTAGATGGAGAAAAACGTTATATTCTAGCACCAAAAGGAATTCAAGTAGGTCAGGAAATCGTATCTGGTTCTGATGCAGACATCAAATTAGGTAACGCATTACCACTAAGTGATATTCCAGTAGGTACTGTTATTCATAACATTGAATTAAAACCAGGACGCGGAGCTCAGCTAGTAAGATCTGCTGGTGCACAAGCACAAATCCTAGGACGTGAAGGTAAATACGTATTAGTACGCTTATCTTCTGGTGAAGTTCGTTTAGTTCTATCTTCTTGCCGTGCTACAATCGGTCAAGTTGGTAACTTGGAGCACGAATTAATCAACGTTGGTAAAGCCGGACGTTCTCGTTGGAAAGGCAAGCGCCCGACTGTTCGTGGTTCTGTTATGAACCCTAATGATCACCCACACGGTGGTGGTGAAGGACGCGCGCCAATCGGCCGTAAGTCACCAATGTCACCTTGGGGTAAACCAACACTTGGTTACAAAACGCGTCAGCGTAATAAGCAATCGGATAAATTCATCGTACGTAAACGTAAAAAATAA
- the rplX gene encoding 50S ribosomal protein L24: MHVKKGDKVLVISGKDKGKQGEVLAAFPKKDRVLVEGVNVVKKHAKPSQENPQGGILNQEAAIHVSNVMPVDPKSGEPTRVGYEVRDGKKVRIAKKSGEALDK; the protein is encoded by the coding sequence ATGCATGTCAAAAAAGGTGATAAAGTACTTGTAATTTCAGGCAAGGATAAAGGAAAGCAGGGAGAAGTATTAGCTGCATTTCCTAAAAAAGATCGTGTGCTTGTAGAAGGTGTTAATGTTGTGAAGAAACACGCGAAACCTTCTCAGGAAAATCCACAAGGTGGTATTTTGAATCAAGAAGCAGCGATTCATGTTTCGAACGTAATGCCAGTTGATCCTAAATCTGGCGAACCAACTCGTGTTGGGTATGAAGTACGTGATGGAAAGAAAGTTCGTATCGCTAAAAAATCTGGTGAAGCGTTAGATAAATAG